The Sphaerodactylus townsendi isolate TG3544 linkage group LG11, MPM_Stown_v2.3, whole genome shotgun sequence sequence ATATACAGTAATGTTAAAATCCAAGAATTTCAGCAAGAATTATCCAAGTCTTAAATGGAATACAAAATAAAGCACCAGttcattatttcatttcttttatttgAATTTTGTGACTGCCTTGTATCTATTCAAAAAGGACACACATTTGCAAGGCTTCAGTAAAATGCATTATCTTGCAGAGATTGTATACCCATAAGCATCTCACCTTACCAGAAAGATTTGTACAAATATGACTCATTTTGTACTCCTACATGAGAATTATACGATAGTATTTTTATAAAGTTGACAACTGGCGTTAATTATAGTTGCAAGCCCACACAAGGCTCAAAGTGAATAAAATAAGGtttaaaatagtattttaaaaagttaatatatgtAAAAGTCTTTTGGAATATCAGTGAACAAATATTAAGTATGTAGATGCTTAAGTATTCAGCTGGTTTTCTGCAAACAAACAGTCCTGTTTGTCACTGAAAAATCCTCTTTCACTGCTGTCCAAGGACTTGAAGAAAATGTAGTTGAGATGTATACATTCTTATCTGCCTCAGCcctgctgaatcaaaccagtggCCCAGCTGGTCCAGTATCATgtttcacagtggccaaccagttgcccggTGGGTGGGGGAACAGCAAGCAGAAGCCAAAATTTTCCTTAATTTTCCCTCCTAGCTCTGACATTTAAAGGTTTCCTGCCTTTGACTATGGAGGCTCCCTTTAATCACAGTCTGCTGGTCATCTCTGGATCTGTCTCCAACAAATCTATCTAATCCCATTAAAGCCATCTATCTTTGTGACCAATACACAATTTAATTTTACTTGTTAAGTACAGAATCTGTTTCCCTGCCAATGCCATCATGTGCCCTTGAATTCTAATACCTTAGTACAGAAAGCAGCCTCCTGCCTTAAGCTTGGTTTGGAGTTCCATGGGCCCATATTCTGCTCTCTGTCTTGATTTGCTGTGGAGTAATGAAAGCTGTTGTCCAGTAGATGTCTTGCCCCACATCTTGAGCCAGCCAGGACTCCAGTTGTTGCCCTGGATTTCATATCTACCCACTATTGCAGTGGTGTTTCCACCCCCCTTCCTCACCTTCAGCCTCTTTGACTATTGTTCATTCATCTGTTTGGATGGTGGTCCCATCCACCAGCCTGGCCACATCTCCCTTCTCCATCTTCGTAGCTTTCCACGTGCTTTGCAGTCAACTGACAGTGCAATCTAAATCAGTTATACCCTTTTACATCTATTGAAGGAATTACATTaaatttcttcaatttctatattGAGTATGGACTTAGAAATGAGTTACTTTGGGTAAGTGTGCCATCTTACACTCCTTCCCTCTTGCCTTTTTATATCGCACTTTTTCCCTCGTGTGTCCTGATAACTGTACCATTTCATATATCAATTACCTTAAAAGAATAATTTATAAATTTGCTAACCTAAGTTCTCCTTTCCCTCATCTCCATTCTACTTTTTTCAGTTCGGCGCCTTATCTCCCATTTTACTTTTCCCCATTTCTCATGAACTATATCTGCTTTAATTATAGAATTATGGCTAGCAACTGTGTCTAATGAGTACAATTATCCCATCCATATCACAACTTTTGCACATCAGAGTTTTGATACATCatgggtcagcataagaaattaaatgggaatttgggggtgggggggagttttgtggaagctgcaGGTGACACCAGAAGGCCAGCAGAAAAAGtgaagaaactcagaaatgcataaaatatatgcatagtattgtataataacaacatattttatcttttaataccatgaatatacacaatttattttttaaagtgaaaagaaaaattcacttattctctggtatgaaAAGAGGGCCAAAATTGCAAGGAGTGCCTGACTCCAGCAATGTAGAAGGGTAATTGTAGTTTGATGTATCACACTAGCTGTTGATGCCTTATaaatattttgtttccccatGTAATGCTTCGTTGACTAAGTGTGAATACCGTTACCTGGAACTGTTTGCCTCCATACCTTTTTCTTTGGTAGAAGTATTTGCCAAACTGAAATTTTCAGCTTAAATTCATAAAAAGATTGTCCAAACGTTAAAAGGCATTATCGAGAGCATTCATTCTAAATCAACAGATAGGAATGGAATATTCTAGTATGTCTCCTGTAACAAGATTCTTTCAGTATCAGCTACATTTTTAGAAGATCCTTAACTAGGTAAATCACAGGACTTTTTCTGAAGATTTTAAATAATCCCTGTTCTTTGAAAGACTGCAAATGAATACTCTGTTTGATACTCATCTTAAAAATTAACGACAATGTGGAGTTTGCTCCAGAAGAACAAGAATGTTTTATAGTGAGGCAAGATTGTATTTCCAATTCTCTCtcagaaaaaaaagttgaatGAGACGAGATTGCAACAGACTACAGTCAATAATCTATCCCAATTACTCAAGAAGTCTCACCACTGCAGGAAAAACTTGCAAGGAGAGCTCTTTTAATTTCTTCCCTATctcaaaaatgatttttaatCAATGTTTTTTCCTGCAAACCCTTTGGTAAATTTCAGCCTCCTCTTTGCATAATCTCATCTGTCCCTCAAATACGCCAAACTAACAACCAATCATCATAGGATAGGGAAATTTCTAATGCctagttgatattttaaaaaggtatattttctttcttctttccccagcCTTTTTACATACGTACCAACATTTGGAATAATATGCACATATGGGCTTATTATAAGAATAATCACTATATAGTTTATTACCAAAACGAAGTTTTCAAGTAAAATTTTTCATTTTGCATGTTTATTCAAAACTCATGGTTGCAaataaagcagcattaaaatccaataaatggTGATGAGGTGGCAGAAGTAGAGAACAAAGACCACAGAGCATCTGTACGCTGGTCTTTCCAAGTATCTTTTATCAGACTCGACTCTTTGTTCTCTGTCATACTAGAAAACCCCCCAAAATCTGAATTTGCATCACTGGTCTGAAACAATTCTAACAGTGCTTGTGTTGATGAGCTGTGTAAATTTGTTGTTTCTTTTGGAATGGATGGTTCATCAGTTTTCCTTAAGTATAACTCTGTATTTTGtttctgatttgttttgttattcCTCCCTATGGGATTTTTTACTTTTCTACTAAGTTTTATGTTAGATGAGCTGTTGTCTGTCAACTCGCTGGGTTCTTTGTCTGCAGGAAAACTAAGTGGAAGGGGTTCTGTCTCTAGAAGAACTGAAAGTTCTCTTTGGAAATCACTTTCCACATCAAGGATAGCAAGGTCTTTTTCAGCTTTTGAATTTATCTTCTTCAAACATTTTGCTGGCAGACGAACTGAATTATTCATCTTTCGCTTTGGGATTGCTGGATTGTTCCTCTCACCAAACTGGGATTTTTGGATCTGAGAATGTAGTGGGTTTGATGGAAAGTTCTGTAGTAAAGTCTGTCTTGACAGAGGCTCACAATGTTCATAAATTTCAGGCAAGGTTCTTGTACACGCTTTACTTTCTTTCTGGACAGGAAGTTGTACCAAGTTTGCAGATAAAGCAACATCTGTCAAATTTGAAGATTTTGGCTTTTTACTACCTTCAGTATTGACTCTGACTTTTCTTGCTGCTTCAAAAAAGCAATTGGTATGGCAGGACTTGACAGAACAGGCAGGCTCAGAGGTAGGAGAGTTTTTGTGtggagatttattatttatttgcgtGCGGTGAAAATCTTCTTTCATTATCTGCATATTAATGTTTTTCCGAGAGTACCATCTCAACGGGAAGTCTTGTCTCTTCAGTCGTTCTTTCAGTTCATCTGTGTTTGTTCCAATAAGAGGAGCAAACTGTCCAACACTACATTTCCTCCTAATATTAAGAAAGTTACAAAGTAAACATTCAAAAGGAACCTTCAAACGTAACAGACAAAATAAAACTGTTCATAAGAAGTACAGATCAGGTGTAAACAGATTACTTCTTTAATCCAGAGTTTTGTTTACCTCTAAGCTGTTAGAGGCAAGTCACCACTAATCCTATAGAAAGCCAGATGACAAACTATTGTTTCACAAACCAAGTGACAAACCGCCAGCCACCACCCCAGATATTCTGACACAGCGCTGTAGGCTGTGGCTGATTGGAAAAGAGCAGGTTGAGATGGAGTCCTTTAAAGActgaggtcctgtggctggatcGGGGTGGTTCTGTGGaggatttccagctgccaaaaTTTGGCTAGGCAACTTTATATCCAGCCACATTAGTTAAAAGCCTTGGGTGTTATTCTGGAGTCCTCTCCTTCCATGAAGGCCTAGGTCACCAAAATGGGGAGAATCACCTTTCACCATCTTTGGCAGGCTAGGCAGCTGGCCTCCCACTTATTCCGccctgacttagccacagtgatcgtcacctccagactagactattatAACTCGGGAACTAACACTGGTGCAGGATGCAACGGTCAGACTACTCACTGGTTGCCGGTAGAATTCCAATTCAGATTCAAGGTATTGGTTCTAACCTTCATGGCCCTGAGTGGTCTAGGACCCTCATATCTCCAGAACTGCATTGCCCCATATTGCCTGCGGAAGATCTTCAGTCCTCTAATAAAAAATCTTCTGGCCCCAAGGACATGCgattggccttgaccagagccacGGCTTTTTATGCCtgggctccagcctggtggaactctatCAGCTAACCTCAGGGCCCTATAggaccttaaacagttccacagggcctgtaagatggaaatgttccaccaggcctttggttgaggccactcatATATCCCGATGCCAACTGCCAACCTCCCTGTACCACCTCCCTGTACCACCTGCGCCATCATTAATGCTAATGCTATTTAGAATTACCCCCTTTAGCATTTATTTCCCATCCTTGTCAGATTAAATGAGGAATCTGTGTTTAAGCTGGGCAAAATTGCTTATGGGCTAAAAGTTTTCaccatcttggattttaattgggttttttaaaaaaattgcatgtgGTTTTAATAATGCTTGTACATTGCCCTGAGCCTGACCTCAATCAGGAGGGTTGGCGATAAAtgtaacaaaatgaaaacaaatatttgtttgttGAACACATATTGCACACCCCCAAATAGAGGGAGAAGTCAAGCTGGGTTAAGTATGGCCTTGTGTTTAATAAGGGCAGTGGGGAGATGGTTGCATTTACAACTCAAGAGAAACCCGGGACCAGCCACCATCAAGTTAGGCTTTAACCTTTGTTTACTGTTcttaaaagaaggaaaacatgAAAATCAGGTACAGCACCTTAGCGTTAAGTGAAAAGTCTCTGTCTAGCACAGCAAGATGCTCAGAAAAGATAGGTGTGTGCACGGGTATTGATTTTAGCCTTCCAGTTTTGGGCTTTTTCACATGCTCAACTTAACTCTGATTTTCTTAGCAGTCAGTCCACAATCACTGGAATCTGTACACCATTCTTCCACATGTGTGCCTTCCCCTCTGCATTTTCAGTTGTGGGGTCAATTTATTGTCTTCAACATATGGCTTAAGTTATCAAAAGTTTTAAGGGAGATGGCTGTTGTCATTAGTGGCATCATCAGTGGCATCACAgcacatccttttttttaaaaaaatggccatgAAATATCAATATGGTGTTGCAATAATGGTTTAagaaggttctctgaattcccagcttccatttCAACAAAGGGAAATTTCCATGAGGAAAGGTGCTAGtgactttttttaatgaaagctgggaattcaaagaacaTGCTGACACTATCATTACAATGccatatcaatatattgatattttacagccttttaaaaaacaatcaaaacTGAAACCACTcatcttggggatggagggtggaaTGACAACAGTCCAGTAATTGAAAAATAAGTTGAGTggacaaaaaagaaataaactttACACATAAGAAAAAATCTGACTCAGAATAAGCTTTCAGCAGATTctgtcacccatgtccccgggcgcacgcccttctgcctggcaccccccccccccccatataacgAAACAGCATGCGCCCCAGCTGcagtgcccacctgggccacAGCTGAGCCCCACTCTTTCCTTCCGTCCTCCACAGGCCTTGGGTACAGCAGGAGGCCTGCAaaaaggcaaaggggggggggtgcccagaggaggtgttgcctatgggcaccatttcccctcaatagGCTTCTGGCTTTCAGAAAAAGATCCAAGTAAAGATAGTTTCAAaagaacctgaaaaaaaaaacagggaggaggaggaagaagagcaaaCTACAGTCATAAATCTAGGGATGTGTGGAAATCGGTATAACCTGAAGCAGTATAATGCCAAAATGAATGGCAGCAAAATGGAGGTAGTATTGGGGGGTGAAAGTACAGGTATCAGAAGACAGAGGTCCAGAGACAATGATGACCACAAAGGTTGCTTTAGTCTATTAAATATTATATCGATATCTTTCTTGGCTAATCTTAGCACTGCCACTGTGATGGTGCCTTTCCCCAAACTCTTCCACCAATCCATATATAGAAATGAAAGTACTAGGGTAAAGAAAGTAGCTGtgaccaggatttttttttttacaatacctCATAGGTACAACATGCAGAAGAAACAGGAATGTGGAAGAAACAGgaatgtggaaggaaggaaggaaggaaggaaggaaggaaggaaggaaggaaggaaggaaggaaggaaggaaggaaggaaggaaggaaggaaggaaggaaggaaggaaggaaggaaggaaggaaggaaggaaggaaggaaggaaggaaggaaggaaggaggaaggaaggaaggaaggaaggaaggaaggaaggaaggaaggaaggaaggaaggaaggaaggaaggaaggaaggaaggaaggaaggaaggaaggaaggaaggaaggaaggaaggaaggaaggaaggaaggaaggaaggaaggaaggaaggaaggaaggaaggaaggaaggaaggaaggaaggaaggaaggattttgCACATGACATATTTATTCACAAAGGAAAAGAGAGTGTGGTCATCATAACTCTCCCtctttgatcttttaaaaatgtttgctatGGGTGCACATTTGGATATTTCTCATTTGAAACTAAAATTCCATTTCATTTCAGAAGTACCCTGAAATAAAGCAAGGCAAACTCAGAATTTCAAGATTCCCAAAATGTATCTCCCTGAGACTGAAGACCAGGTCTACCACCATTTAAAATTCTGGAATTAGACCTGGCTTAGAGCTGGATGCTCAGTCTACTGGTAACAGATATTCCTAAACCCAAGAAGTTACCTAAAATGATAGCAACATTTCCAAAATTTCCAGAAAACAATGATCATGTCCTTTTTGAAATACCAAAATTAAACTAAAAAATATTCATCTGAAGTGCAGGCCTCTACTGTTTGCCGTCTAATGATTGAATTGTATTATTTTGTACTAAGAATTAATAAACTGTTTCAAACAAAAGATGTTTTTAAGacagtttgttttaatttttttcaaaattatttgattACATAATAAGATTACATAAATCAGATTTTTACCTTTTAGTTTTTGGTGTATTCTCTCTCAACTCTACAAAGTCACAAGCAAACTGGGATATAATGTCATCCACAACTTGATAGTGAGAACTTTGTGCAAAGGCTTGGTGCTGTTCACTTTCCAGATGCTGAAAAGAACAAGCAATGTATTGATAGCACCCATACAAAAAATAATCAATACATCTAATTCTTAACATGGTCAAATCAGTGAATACTTAAATACAGAGACTGTAGCCATCAACGGGCAAGACAAATCTTTCTGTAAACTTGCCCTTTCAGAGGATGCTTTGGCCTTTAAGAGAAGACTCACAGGGGCTAGACCTATGAGCAACCAAAGCCAACTTGCTTCCACACAgggacatatctacagaaaatggcacctggggcaagagctAAATTGCGCCCTCACGAACATCAGTCACCCATTTTTTAGATAACTATTTCAAAACAACGTCCCCTGTTCCCTAAAAAACCTCAACACAAACATGTCTCCATTCATATGCAGCATAGGCATAAAATAAAGAGATCTCTACTCAAGGAATCTTTTCAACTATTGATTTTTAGGTAGAAAAAgttattccacctaaacattaggaagaactttctcactgtcagggctgttcgacag is a genomic window containing:
- the DBF4 gene encoding protein DBF4 homolog A isoform X1, which encodes MKPSGLKSSSKGQFPCDMQGRTDRSRPPLKTVKKASTKSDKLKCKPLIGKVFYLDIPSNILSEKIAKDLKELGGRVESFFGKDINYLISNRKEAKFAQTLGQVSPVPSPESIYNGGNSSPHPSSRKDKNDGSSFKMVDTVLMSRGKSLVEKAIKEQELIPSGSILSNALSWGVKILHVDDIKNYIDQKKKDLCLIKKSSPEVKDAEKKSSAQKTKSILKNPFLKVEDRRCNYRPFYLQLSTFPVVNYSNPNPYSPFDADKKNVNGQKQIQMRQRNLANNDKKTIPAQLPAKHKKRKGYCECCMKKYDDVQTHLESEQHQAFAQSSHYQVVDDIISQFACDFVELRENTPKTKRRKCSVGQFAPLIGTNTDELKERLKRQDFPLRWYSRKNINMQIMKEDFHRTQINNKSPHKNSPTSEPACSVKSCHTNCFFEAARKVRVNTEGSKKPKSSNLTDVALSANLVQLPVQKESKACTRTLPEIYEHCEPLSRQTLLQNFPSNPLHSQIQKSQFGERNNPAIPKRKMNNSVRLPAKCLKKINSKAEKDLAILDVESDFQRELSVLLETEPLPLSFPADKEPSELTDNSSSNIKLSRKVKNPIGRNNKTNQKQNTELYLRKTDEPSIPKETTNLHSSSTQALLELFQTSDANSDFGGFSSMTENKESSLIKDTWKDQRTDALWSLFSTSATSSPFIGF
- the DBF4 gene encoding protein DBF4 homolog A isoform X2, with amino-acid sequence MVDTVLMSRGKSLVEKAIKEQELIPSGSILSNALSWGVKILHVDDIKNYIDQKKKDLCLIKKSSPEVKDAEKKSSAQKTKSILKNPFLKVEDRRCNYRPFYLQLSTFPVVNYSNPNPYSPFDADKKNVNGQKQIQMRQRNLANNDKKTIPAQLPAKHKKRKGYCECCMKKYDDVQTHLESEQHQAFAQSSHYQVVDDIISQFACDFVELRENTPKTKRRKCSVGQFAPLIGTNTDELKERLKRQDFPLRWYSRKNINMQIMKEDFHRTQINNKSPHKNSPTSEPACSVKSCHTNCFFEAARKVRVNTEGSKKPKSSNLTDVALSANLVQLPVQKESKACTRTLPEIYEHCEPLSRQTLLQNFPSNPLHSQIQKSQFGERNNPAIPKRKMNNSVRLPAKCLKKINSKAEKDLAILDVESDFQRELSVLLETEPLPLSFPADKEPSELTDNSSSNIKLSRKVKNPIGRNNKTNQKQNTELYLRKTDEPSIPKETTNLHSSSTQALLELFQTSDANSDFGGFSSMTENKESSLIKDTWKDQRTDALWSLFSTSATSSPFIGF